A region from the Cardiocondyla obscurior isolate alpha-2009 linkage group LG26, Cobs3.1, whole genome shotgun sequence genome encodes:
- the Coq6 gene encoding ubiquinone biosynthesis monooxygenase COQ6, mitochondrial → MAALRETCLTCRLIFTSLSRNRERAVSAASAASTRSYSTAAENEKTYDVIVAGGGMVGTTLACALANNQKLAGKKILLLESSVKQEYIPQEQYSNRVVALNQQTRTLLSSIGAWKHIEAIRCSPVQKMQVWETCSDAMITFNEDLLSNNLAYIVENDLLLHAVNKQLFEKENVTMIYKSKIADVKSPKSSTDFVTVQLQSGEQYKTRLLVGADGVNSMVRKAMGVIYLNWQYNQLGIAATLKLSEPTENIVAWQRFLPTGTIAILPLTDTLSSLVWCVTSEKAKDLMKLSEEEFVDRINEAFWRIYPKSNIVETGMHGFHWLLSKLALKTNRSKQMPPSVVNIVEGSRAAFPLGFGHASSYVQPGMVLIGDAAHRVHPLAGQGVNLGFGDVTELTQILAEATENGSHLNDLHYLRMYETSRQRHNVPMMLAIDSFYRFYQYTASPIVLGRSIGLQLVDAVPPIKKLLMQQAAGNKIF, encoded by the exons ATGGCAGCTCTTCGAGAGACTTGCTTGACGTGCCGGTTGATTTTCACATCGCTGTCGCGGAATCGCGAGCGTGCAGTTTCAGCTGCGAGTGCGGCATCGACGAGGAGCTACTCGACCGCAGCAGAAAATGAAAAGACGTACGACGTTATCGTCGCCGGAGGCGGTATGGTCGGCACGACGTTGGCGTGCGCTTTAG CAAATAATCAGAAATTAGCAGGCAAAAAGATCTTACTTTTAGAAAGCAGTGTTAAACAGGAATACATACCTCAGGAACAATATTCCAATCGAGTTGTTGCATTGAATCAGCAAACTCGTACTTTATTGTCCAGCATAGGAGCATGGAAGCACATAGAGGCAATCCGTTGTTCTCCAGTACAAAAAATGCAG gTGTGGGAGACATGCTCGGACGCTATGATAACTTTCAATGAAGATTTGTTATCTAACAATTTAGCCTACATAGTCGAAAATGATCTCCTGCTGCACGCGGTCAACAAGCAGCTCTTCGAAAAGGAAAACGTTACTATGATTTACAAATCTAAGATCGCCGACGTAAAATCTCCGAAATCGTCCACGGACTTTGTCACCGTACAGCTGCAATCTGGAGAGCAGTACAAGACCAGATTATTG GTGGGTGCCGACGGCGTTAATTCGATGGTGAGAAAGGCGATGGGTGTAATTTATCTCAATTGGCAATACAATCAGTTAGGGATCGCCGCGACTCTCAAGCTGTCCGAG CCCACAGAGAACATTGTCGCTTGGCAGAGGTTTCTTCCAACAGGAACTATAGCAATACTTCCG TTGACAGATACTCTTAGTTCCCTCGTGTGGTGCGTAACGAGCGAGAAGGCGAAGGACTTGATGAAACTCTCGGAAGAGGAGTTTGTTGACAGAATAAATGAGGCGTTCTGGCGAATCTATCCGAAAAGTAATATTGTCGAAACCGGAATGCATGGATTTCACTGGCTGCTCTCGAAGCTTGCTCTGAAGACTAATAGATCCAAACAAATGCCACCGTCTGTAGTGAATATCGTTGAGGGATCACGAGCTGCGTTTCCCTTAGGTTTTGGCCATGCTTCATCTTACGTTCAACCAGGGATGGTGTTAATTGG GGACGCTGCACATCGAGTTCATCCTTTGGCGGGTCAAGGAGTAAATCTGGGCTTTGGAGACGTGACGGAGCTGACGCAGATCCTCGCCGAGGCAACTGAGAACGGCAGTCATCTTAATGATCTGCACTATTTGCGAATGTATGAAACATCGAGGCAACGTCACAACGTACCAATGATGCTCGCTATCGATAGTTTCTACAGGTTCTATCAATATACCGCGTCACCCATTGTTCTTGGTAGAAGCATAGGGTTACAATTAGTGGATGCTGTGCCACCAATTAAG aaattgttAATGCAACAAGCTGCaggaaataagattttttaa
- the Ox gene encoding cytochrome b-c1 complex subunit 9, with amino-acid sequence MVFGTLYKSLFRRTSTFTVTVLVAAFVFERAFDMASNQIFDSINKGKQWKDIKHKYEN; translated from the exons ATGGTATTCGGTACGTTGTACAAATCTCTTTTCCGACGTACATCTACGTTCACAGTTACCGTTTTAGTCGCCGCTTTCGTATTTGAAAGGGCATTTGATATGGCTTCAAATCAGATTTTCGATAGTATTAACAAAGGG AAACAATGGAAAGACATTAAACACAAATATGAGAATTGA
- the LOC139111932 gene encoding protein FAM161A-like, whose amino-acid sequence MTEHRGTSFFHSCVKTPVDPCSRQPTPSYERPRLSSESQRSEKVKKINFVEGKALENSESSSPRDTLENLLMFLKSIPDYGQIHHLSNEQFKQKVEYLRRKQRLLLENLKNSLDDAEELPPHLSITRNEDSKSKNTKSSIDDLKLNGKKCYLEESRTSSPILFSSGNFAGLAEDQDLLTYRCRDKDKETKTIRNKEILAASKSWSTWSESKSDDSVNSDGEDSIETKSLPPNNSKEWHPTVPRPFSFTLREEAEKYMTEVETVERVNQDNEKKSPSKKRRVRPIPITSKIPLYDKLMAEKEERSRIVREESALNLLSQVRPFKLECDRRAWRSMARSSPELCSSKNYSSRFKAKPVPRNLFGTEVYDRMLEDEYYRQLRKRVRAAELLKSSSLPPSMARRERVKSACAHLQDLTSNKDEDESVTPATATSDRTRSAMTSILSSRGNNLAAILRCQASREKLEREIEERMEEKRREQILKFRESLIGQKPAWKALRSAARHEHDRDLNIRTSLRRDEAREQAERHRLQMEMMLDRVTQIPTLFERHSQSFQSLVKAQHKTSKSIHARKKKKKKKKQQQSKRSTSSSLDSYMSFPSNSRPNSGSLTSSSGTLISSQSSSKSSGDSSDKSATKSEASTLKRKADRGPLKVSINETAELIEDRNEKLFSSDERSRSDDATVEE is encoded by the exons ATGACGGAGCACAGAGGCACATCCTTCTTTCATTCGTGCGTGAAAACGCCGGTGGACCCTTGCAGCCGGCAACCAACACCGTCTTACGAACGTCCTCGTCTATCATCCGAAAGTCAACGATCAGAAAAGGTGAAGAAGATTAATTTTGTCGAGGGTAAAGCCCTTGAAAATTCGGAGTCGTCGAGTCCGCGCGACACTTTAGAGAACTTGCTGATGTTCCTAAAAAGTATACCGGATTACGGGCAGATACATCACTTGTCGAACGAGCAGTTCAAACAGAAGGTCGAATATTTAAGAAGGAAGCAGCGGCTGTTGCTGGAAAATCTAAAGAACTCCTTGGACGACGCGGAAGAGCTACCGCCGCATTTGTCGATCACGAGAAACGAGGATTCGAAGTCAAAGAATACCAAGTCGAGCATCGACGATCTGAAATTGAACGGTAAGAAGTGTTACCTCGAAGAATCCAGAACCAGCAGTCCGATACTGTTCTCGTCCGGCAATTTTGCTGGCCTCGCCGAAGATCAGGATCTGTTAACGTAcag ATGCAGAGATAAAGACAAAGAAACAAAGACAATACGTAATAAGGAGATACTCGCAGCTAGTAAGAGCTGGAGTACGTGGAGTGAGTCAAAGAGCGATGATAGCGTGAATAGCGATGGCGAAGATAGCATCGAGACGAAAAGTTTACCACCGAATAATTCGAAAGAGTGGCACCCCACAGTGCCTAGGCCATTTAGTTTCACGCTGAG AGAAGAGGCGGAAAAATACATGACAGAAGTAGAAACAGTCGAGCGCGTGAATCAGGACAACGAAAAGAAGAGTCCTTCGAAAAAGCGACGAGTCAGACCGATTCCTATCACATCTAAAATACCGCTTTATGACAAATTGATGGCTGAGAAGGAGGAAAG aagtCGCATCGTACGTGAAGAGAGCGCATTGAACCTGCTGTCGCAAGTACGACCGTTTAAACTTGAATGCGACCGTCGTGCTTGGCGGTCCATGGCGAGGTCCAGTCCTGAACTCTGTTCAAGCAAGAACTACTCTTCACGTTTCAAGGCCAAACCAGTGCCAAGAAACCTGTTCGGCACCGAGGTTTATGATCGTATGCTTGAGGACGAATACTATAG GCAGCTAAGGAAAAGGGTGAGGGCCGCCGAATTGCTGAAGTCCTCTTCCTTGCCGCCATCGATGGCAAGGCGCGAGCGTGTCAAGTCCGCCTGTGCACATTTGCAGGACTTGACGTCTAATAAGGATGAGGACGAGTCTGTCACTCCAGCAACCGCAACATCAGACAGAACCAGATCCGCGATGACATCAATATTGTCTTCGCGCGGAAATAATCTGGCCGCAATTCTAAGATGTCAGGCCTCACG AGAGAAGCTGGAGCGTGAGATAGAGGAACGTATGGAGGAGAAGCGTCGGGAGCAGATACTGAAGTTCAGGGAGTCGCTGATCGGTCAGAAACCCGCGTGGAAGGCCCTGAGATCGGCCGCGAG GCACGAACATGATAGAGACTTGAATATACGGACGTCTCTTCGTCGCGACGAGGCACGGGAACAGGCCGAACGTCATCGATTGCAGATGGAGATGATGCTGGACCGTGTGACGCAAATACCGACTCTCTTCGAACGTCATTCTCAG AGTTTTCAGTCGCTCGTGAAGGCGCAACATAAGACTTCGAAGAGCATTCatgctcgtaaaaaaaagaagaaaaagaaaaaacagcaGCAGTCAAAAAGGTCCACGTCAAGCAGCTTAGATTCGTATATGAGCTTTCCCAGCAATTCTAGACCGAACTCAGGATCGTTAACCAGTTCTTCCGGTACTCTGATTTCAAGCCAGTCATCATCAAAATCGTCGGGTGATTCTTCCGACAAATCAGCAACCAAATCAGAAGCCTCCACactaaaaagaaaagccgATCGCGGCCCGTTGAAAGTATCGATTAACGAAACGGCGGAATTGATCGAGGATCGCAACGAAAAGTTGTTCAGCAGCGACGAACGGTCTCGCAGTGACGATGCCACTGTTGAAGAATAA
- the Pyx gene encoding transient receptor potential channel pyrexia — MSSPGKRNFFERLSGSRLTREASKMEAINNGTPSIVTKEHENIWMSELDNGGISSENSSDSVTCHIPTSPMTQEQPWSKEEIETALMNLPGGEVALSLIPSLQDDALQKVLDEFKCLTLNKVVDCRHRKISLSTFANGFRQRALLDSENGAAAAASPGQLLVEWPDTCLLTSSWLGHVEIARVLLDKGAPVSASDRDGRTPLHLAACAASVKLVEELLKHGADPHKWDFGKKYTPLHCAAAAGCVATVKCLIKSGANVDAGLSTKSPLHYAVLNNAEDCVEALLQAGACSNNPQVYTETPLHVAASLGNVRCTKLLLSHGADVRVQLGVARSTPLHLAAEEGNVECTRLLLNAGAALEAKNSRGQTAIHLAVLAQSAETLDVLINAGAKVNVEDDDGRTPLHAAVAKALRSGELVKTLIQAGASVNKADKFGYTPLHIAALNESSPTVVMLLSNRADVTARTKGGITALSFIIRRTPDVLSRFVARLDQAISLHDHELGDVDCELRLDFRPLVPGGRGETDLMLCLVEVGQGHVLKHPLCESFLYLKWLRIRKFFLLSLMFHSIFVVLFTGYVGATYLWEIKRLSNVFLWPVLGLTCVLACKEFFQVAHGICSYAKRWENWLQWSVIMASGIILIPSEYTWQHHVAALGVLLVWIELMIVVGRFPMFGIYIQMFTQVSINFFKFLAAYICLIVGFSLGFSVLHKNYKSFADPLVSLLKTVIMMSGELEFEDVFFDKSAPLEYPGTAHLMLLGFVILVTVILTNLMVGLAVSDIQELRRCAGLDRLVRRAELVAHFENMLFSKLLDHAPPYRLIQACRRGALLLHPPYHCALHIRPNDPRERRLPRDLIRATYRLVSERKTRRATIKGSAPLLLRNGNANTNSIADTSHTRLSRMYSNESNQQQLNELANELKKCSYTISGRLDNLIDKVESIAKDLDTSTHLK, encoded by the exons ATGTCGAGTCCCGGTAAGAGGAACTTTTTCGAAAGACTCTCCGGCAGTCGTTTAACACGAGAAGCATCGAAGATGGAAGCAATTAACAACGGCACGCCGTCTATTGTGACGAAG GAGCATGAAAACATTTGGATGAGCGAACTCGATAACGGCGGAATTTCCTCCGAAAATAGTTCAGATTCTGTCACCTGCCACATCCCGACGTCACCAATGACACAAGAGCAACCTTGGAGCAAAGAGGAAATTGAAACGGCGCTAATGAATCTTCCAGGAGGCGAAGTCGCCCTTTCTCTGATTCCTTCTCTTCAAGATGACGCCCTACAAAAAGTTTTAGATGAATTCAAATGCTTGACTCTCAACAAAGTGGTGGATTGCAGGCACCGCAAGATCTCGTTGTCTACATTCGCGAACGg ATTTAGGCAAAGGGCTCTGTTGGATAGCGAAAACGgggcagcagctgcagcgtCTCCGGGCCAACTACTTGTAGAATGGCCTGATACGTGCCTATTGACTTCTAGTTGGTTGGGCCACGTAGAAATTGCAAGAGTCTTGCTGGACAAAGGCGCGCCAGTTTCTGCGAGCGATCGCGATGGAAG AACACCGTTACATCTGGCGGCTTGCGCCGCCTCTGTGAAACTTGTGGAAGAATTACTGAAGCACGGAGCTGATCCGCACAAATGGGACTTCGGAAAGAAATACACCCCCTTGCATTGTGCCGCCGCCGCGGGTTGCGTCGCTACAGTTAAATGCCTAATCAAATCGGGCGCGAACGTAGACGCCGGATTGTCTACCAAAAGTCCGCTTCACTATGCCGTGCTAAATAACGCCGAGGATTGCGTTGAAGCTCTACTGCAAGCAGGTGCTTGTTCTAATAATCCACAG GTTTATACGGAAACACCTTTACACGTTGCGGCTAGTTTGGGTAATGTGCGCTGCACCAAATTATTATTGAGTCACGGAGCAGATGTAAGAGTACAATTGGGAGTTGCGAGATCAACACCTTTGCATTTAGCAGCCGAAGAAGGAAATGTTGAATGTACTAGGCTACTGCTGAATGCTGGTGCGGCTTTGGAAGCAAAGAATTCGCGCGGTCAGACTGCGATACATTTAGCAGTGCTTGCTCAATCCGCAGAAACGTTagatgtattaataaatgccGGTGCAAAAGTCAACGTAGAAGACGACGATGGGCGAACTCCTCTACATGCCGCAGTTGCGAAAGCATTAAGAAGCGGTGAATTAGTCAAGACTTTAATACAG gCAGGTGCGTCGGTCAACAAAGCGGATAAGTTTGGCTATACGCCGTTGCATATCGCAGCTTTGAACGAGAGTTCGCCCACGGTGGTCATGCTGCTGTCGAATCGCGCCGACGTAACGGCGCGCACCAAGGGTGGCATTACTGCCCTTAGCTTTATTATACGCCGCACTCCGGACGTACTGTCACGCTTTGTGGCGCGTCTCGACCAAGCGATCTCGCTGCACGATCACGAACTGGGTGACGTAGACTGCGAGCTGCGACTGGACTTCCGACCGTTGGTGCCAGGCGGCCGCGGCGAGACGGATCTGATGCTCTGCCTGGTGGAAGTTGGTCAAGGCCACGTGCTGAAGCATCCGCTGTGCGAGAGCTTTCTCTATCTCAAATGGCTGCGTATTCGGAAGTTCTTCCTGCTTAGCCTAATGTTTCATTCGATCTTCGTTGTCCTCTTCACCGGTTACGTCGGGGCAACGTATCTTTGGGAAATAAAGCGGCTCAGTAATGTTTTCCTCTGGCCGGTATTGGGACTCACTTGTGTTCTTGCCTGCAAAGAGTTCTTTCAAGTCGCCCACGGGATCTGCAGCTATGCCAAACGCTGGGAGAACTGGCTACAATGGAGCGTGATAATGGCATCTGGCATTATTCTAATTCCGTCGGAATATACTTGGCAGCATCACGTCGCTGCCCTGGGTGTCCTGCTAGTATGGATCGAGTTGATGATAGTGGTCGGTCGCTTTCCCATGTTCGGCATCTATATACAGATGTTTACTCAAGTGTCCATTAATTTCTTCAAGTTTCTCGCAGCCTACATTTGCCTAATAGTCGGCTTCTCCCTTGGCTTTAGCGTACTGCACAAGAATTATAAATCATTCGCCGATCCATTAGTCAGTCTACTAAAGACTGTGATTATGATGTCGGGTGAGCTCGAGTTCGAGGACGTCTTCTTCGACAAATCAGCGCCGCTCGAATATCCCGGGACGGCCCACTTGATGCTTCTCGGCTTCGTTATTCTAGTGACAGTAATTTTGACAAACTTAATGGTCGGCCTGGCCGTGTCGGATATCCAGGAGTTACGTAGATGCGCCGGCCTTGATCGTTTAGTGCGTCGTGCCGAGCTCGTGGCTCATTTCGAGAATATGCTGTTTTCTAAACTCTTGGATCACGCTCCGCCATACAGACTGATACAAGCGTGCAGGAGGGGTGCTTTGCTATTACATCCCCCGTATCACTGCGCCCTGCACATTCGGCCGAACGATCCGCGCGAGAGACGTTTACCACGCGATCTCATTCGAGCGACATATCGTTTAGTCAGTGAAAGAAAAACGCGGCGAGCGACAATTAAAGGCAGTGCACCGCTGTTGTTGCGTAATGGAAACGCAAATACAAACTCAATTGCAGACACGAGTCACACGAGACTTAGTAGAATGTATAGCAATGAAAGCAATCAGCAGCAGCTGAACGAGCTGGCAAAcgaattgaaaaaatgttccTACACAATTAGCGGGAGGCTCGATAATTTGATTGATAAAGTAGAAAGTATCGCTAAAGACTTGGATACGTCGactcatttaaaataa